The proteins below come from a single Deltaproteobacteria bacterium genomic window:
- a CDS encoding YdcF family protein — protein sequence MFFVLSKTAGLLVSPMSLCSVLLAISGVLRLLRRRPRLQRWLAIGAIAQLLFFSTGLASHLLLIPLENRYAPPATLPTPPGAIVMLTGMAEPRAGSYDLSDPADRFVETLRLARRYPRARILLVGGSSQIIGDSYRESELLGRLALDLGLEKERLVLERRSRNTHENAENAVRLLLPSDRPFLLVTSASHMPRAMGCFRRAGVEPIAWPVDVRHSSLRVKSLLPNEHDLGNSEAALREYVGLVTYWLAGYLSF from the coding sequence GTGTTCTTCGTCCTCTCCAAGACCGCCGGGCTGCTCGTCTCGCCGATGAGCCTGTGCTCGGTGCTCCTCGCCATTTCCGGCGTGCTCCGCCTCCTCCGGCGTCGGCCGCGCCTGCAGCGGTGGCTGGCCATCGGCGCCATTGCCCAGCTGCTCTTCTTTTCCACCGGCCTGGCTAGCCACCTGCTGCTCATCCCCCTAGAGAACCGCTACGCCCCTCCCGCGACCCTGCCGACGCCTCCAGGCGCGATCGTCATGCTCACAGGGATGGCCGAGCCCCGCGCGGGGTCGTACGACCTCAGCGACCCCGCCGATCGCTTCGTCGAGACACTCCGCCTAGCCCGGCGGTACCCCCGGGCACGGATCCTTCTCGTCGGCGGCTCGAGCCAGATCATCGGAGACAGCTACCGCGAGTCCGAGCTCCTCGGCCGGCTGGCCCTCGATCTCGGCCTCGAGAAGGAGCGCCTTGTCCTCGAGCGACGCTCGAGAAATACCCACGAGAACGCCGAAAACGCCGTGCGGCTCCTCCTCCCGAGCGACCGCCCCTTCCTGCTCGTCACCTCCGCCTCGCACATGCCCCGCGCCATGGGCTGCTTCCGCCGCGCTGGCGTCGAGCCCATCGCGTGGCCCGTCGACGTGCGCCACAGCTCGCTCCGCGTCAAGAGCCTCCTGCCGAACGAGCACGACCTCGGGAACAGCGAGGCTGCGCTGCGCGAGTACGTGGGCCTCGTGACCTACTGGCTGGCTGGCTATCTCTCGTTCTGA
- a CDS encoding sigma 54-dependent Fis family transcriptional regulator: MKRERQPPPEDPGERIGAEGLTERATDRPRALEVRRFRLVVTQGPDAGVARHSEGAAMVVGTHPSADVVLSDRTVSRFHCELRLENGQPVLTDLGSRNGTRLSGLRVFRAPPEDGAVIQVGRTELRFELAQDKVQVPASDRTSFGRLRGQSLAMRALFLRLERAAATDSTVLVEGETGTGKELTAEAIHLESARRHGPFVVLDCGALPPQLLASELMGHERGAFTGADAARQGALVAADGGTLFLDEIGELDRELQPHLLRALERREVKPVGATRYFPVDVRIVAATNRDLRAEVNAGRFRSDLYYRLAVIQVHLPPLRERTDDLPLLVEDILAQLGVTDLDAYPYLRSSAFLNRLSRAPWPGNVRELRNYVEQCLVLEGHAAPIAERPLPGDAARLDQPLSSAREAWVAEFERRYLEGQLRAHGGNASAAARAAGVDRSHFYRLLWRHGLK, from the coding sequence ATGAAGCGCGAGCGTCAGCCGCCTCCGGAGGACCCGGGAGAACGCATCGGCGCGGAGGGCCTGACGGAGCGCGCGACCGACCGACCCCGCGCGCTCGAGGTGCGACGCTTTCGCCTGGTGGTGACGCAGGGACCCGACGCGGGCGTGGCGCGCCACTCGGAGGGGGCGGCGATGGTCGTGGGGACGCACCCGTCGGCAGACGTGGTGCTGAGCGATCGAACGGTGTCGCGCTTCCACTGCGAGCTGCGCCTCGAGAACGGGCAGCCCGTGCTCACTGACCTGGGTAGTCGCAACGGGACGCGCCTCAGCGGGCTCCGGGTCTTTCGCGCGCCGCCCGAGGACGGGGCGGTGATTCAGGTCGGGCGTACCGAGCTGCGCTTCGAGCTCGCGCAGGACAAGGTGCAGGTGCCGGCCTCGGACCGCACCTCTTTCGGGCGATTGCGGGGTCAGTCCCTGGCCATGCGCGCGCTCTTTTTGCGCCTCGAACGCGCGGCGGCGACCGATTCCACGGTGCTCGTCGAGGGGGAGACGGGGACGGGCAAGGAGCTCACGGCCGAGGCCATTCACCTCGAGAGCGCCCGGCGCCATGGCCCGTTCGTGGTGCTCGACTGCGGCGCGCTGCCGCCGCAGCTCCTGGCCAGCGAGCTCATGGGGCACGAACGCGGCGCCTTCACCGGGGCCGACGCGGCCCGACAAGGTGCGCTCGTGGCGGCCGACGGGGGGACGCTGTTTCTCGACGAGATCGGGGAGCTCGACCGCGAGCTACAGCCTCACCTCCTGCGCGCGCTCGAGCGCCGTGAGGTCAAGCCGGTCGGCGCGACCCGCTACTTCCCGGTGGACGTGCGGATCGTGGCCGCCACCAACCGCGACCTGCGGGCGGAGGTCAACGCGGGGCGCTTTCGCTCGGACCTGTACTACCGTCTGGCGGTGATCCAGGTGCACCTGCCGCCGCTTCGCGAGCGGACCGACGATCTTCCGCTGCTCGTGGAGGACATCCTCGCGCAGCTCGGAGTCACCGACCTCGACGCGTACCCGTACCTGCGCTCGTCGGCCTTCCTGAACCGGCTCTCGCGCGCTCCGTGGCCGGGCAACGTGCGCGAGCTGCGCAACTACGTGGAGCAGTGCCTCGTCCTCGAGGGCCACGCGGCTCCCATCGCGGAGCGCCCGCTACCGGGGGACGCGGCGCGCCTCGACCAGCCGCTCTCGTCGGCTCGCGAGGCGTGGGTGGCCGAGTTCGAGCGCCGCTACCTCGAAGGGCAGCTCCGAGCGCACGGGGGAAACGCCTC
- a CDS encoding serine/threonine protein kinase: MDPASRLPPPDVPEWLGRYEVLKYLASGGMADLFLGRVSGLEGFEKIVVLKRIRSELAADLRVVRLFLNEARLAAKLDHSNIVQVYDVGEEQGQYYYAMEFVPGLDLRAIVKRHARPFPLDVTLAIGVGLCAGLHYAHERVDRDGTPLRLVHCDVSPSNVLVSYDGAVKITDFGIARALRDSPETRQSALCGKFGYMSPEQCLGRPLDQRSDVFALGILLAELSTGRRLFEGPSDYESMKLVVEDPLPYPPLHPTEEQQALVPIVRRALERNRDRRYASAQELERDLEALAQARRLSPTSLTLRSFVEAEFPEEVESYRSASPDGDDLDRHWAQTSTLDLPLQEVLSLGQSKAVSPQSAASSPRRPSGPLTPVARVPLPVSPADSSPAGSSPGDASLEDPDFSTASENSEELSWSPWPPRRKPLALLVALGVGAAGLIGLGTFGLLRLRANAPVASGTWRGEAVADLRSVGASHDAAGVTPDAGGVTPDARAAMPDAGQVAPDAGVADARGAASPAAAEAGVAPEAHVKRRPPRGRPNRGLPRGAARKRGPSPAKKPSWDLESVAPP; encoded by the coding sequence ATGGACCCTGCCTCTCGGCTCCCACCGCCGGACGTGCCGGAGTGGCTCGGACGCTATGAGGTGCTCAAGTACCTCGCGTCCGGGGGCATGGCCGACCTCTTCCTCGGTCGCGTGAGCGGACTCGAGGGCTTCGAGAAGATCGTCGTCCTCAAGCGCATCCGCTCCGAGCTGGCCGCCGACCTCCGGGTAGTGCGCCTCTTCCTCAACGAGGCGCGGCTCGCGGCCAAGCTCGACCATTCGAACATCGTCCAGGTCTACGACGTCGGGGAGGAGCAGGGGCAGTACTACTACGCGATGGAGTTCGTGCCGGGCCTGGACCTGCGCGCGATCGTCAAGCGCCACGCGCGCCCGTTTCCTCTCGATGTCACGCTGGCCATCGGCGTCGGGCTCTGCGCGGGCCTGCACTACGCGCACGAGCGGGTGGACCGGGACGGGACGCCGCTGCGCCTGGTGCACTGCGACGTCTCGCCGTCCAACGTGCTCGTCAGCTACGACGGCGCGGTGAAGATCACCGACTTCGGCATCGCCCGCGCGCTGCGGGATTCGCCGGAGACGCGCCAGAGCGCGCTCTGCGGCAAGTTCGGCTACATGTCGCCGGAGCAGTGCCTCGGGCGCCCCCTCGACCAGCGCAGCGACGTCTTCGCCCTCGGGATCCTGCTCGCCGAGCTATCCACCGGGCGGCGGCTCTTCGAGGGACCGAGCGACTACGAATCGATGAAGCTGGTGGTCGAGGACCCGCTGCCGTATCCACCGCTGCACCCCACCGAGGAGCAACAGGCCCTCGTGCCGATCGTCCGGCGCGCCCTCGAGCGGAACCGTGACCGGCGCTACGCCTCGGCGCAGGAGCTGGAGCGCGACCTCGAGGCGCTCGCGCAGGCGAGGCGCCTCTCTCCGACCTCGCTCACGCTGCGGAGCTTCGTCGAGGCCGAATTTCCCGAGGAGGTCGAGAGCTATAGGTCCGCCAGCCCCGACGGGGACGACCTGGATCGGCACTGGGCGCAGACGAGCACGCTCGATCTGCCGCTCCAGGAGGTGCTCTCGCTGGGGCAATCGAAGGCCGTCTCGCCGCAGAGCGCGGCGTCGTCTCCCCGGCGGCCGTCGGGCCCCCTGACTCCCGTCGCGCGCGTGCCGCTTCCGGTCTCGCCCGCGGACTCGTCGCCGGCAGGCTCGTCGCCCGGAGACGCGTCGCTCGAGGACCCGGACTTCTCCACGGCGAGCGAGAACTCGGAGGAGCTGAGCTGGTCGCCGTGGCCTCCTCGGCGGAAACCGCTGGCGCTGCTCGTGGCGCTCGGGGTAGGGGCTGCGGGCCTGATCGGGCTCGGGACCTTCGGCCTCTTGCGGCTACGGGCGAACGCGCCGGTCGCGAGCGGGACGTGGCGAGGAGAGGCGGTCGCCGACCTGCGAAGCGTGGGCGCTTCGCACGATGCGGCCGGGGTGACGCCGGACGCGGGCGGGGTGACGCCGGACGCGCGCGCGGCGATGCCGGACGCCGGCCAGGTGGCTCCGGACGCCGGTGTTGCGGACGCGCGGGGGGCCGCGTCTCCTGCGGCGGCGGAGGCCGGGGTCGCACCGGAGGCGCACGTGAAGCGCCGTCCTCCGCGGGGACGGCCGAACCGGGGCCTACCGCGGGGCGCCGCGCGCAAGCGTGGGCCCTCGCCCGCCAAGAAGCCCTCCTGGGATTTGGAGTCGGTGGCGCCACCGTAG
- the thrC gene encoding threonine synthase produces the protein MSIPEPPRLSRLACIACHREAPVDTAQFACPGCGDLLVVEHDLAALKRRHPDLKARFAARLGELRPPYASGVWRYHELVLPDLPREAIVTLPEGHTPLYRRAALERFVGASTVYLKHEGENPTLSFKDRGMTSGVSWARHVGARRLACASTGDTSAALAAYAAAAELPGIVLLPHEKVSVEQLAQPIAYGARVLALDTDFDGCMALVKQLTADGSIYLLNSMNPFRIEGQKTIGFETLHQLDWQVPDWFVIPVGNAGNLSALGKGLLELHALGLIDRLPRLAGAQAQAADPFFRAYAQGFRDRVRLTAAPTIASAIRIGDPVSYDKARDVVQRLDGVVTEVTDDEALEAVVAAGAAGVHVCPNSGVALAGARRLRREGVIPASASVVVIATAHGSKFSSTTLPYFTGALGAAPRNAPHRLPATLEAVRAALR, from the coding sequence ATGTCGATCCCCGAGCCCCCCCGCCTCTCGCGCCTGGCCTGCATCGCCTGTCACCGCGAGGCCCCCGTCGACACGGCCCAGTTCGCCTGCCCCGGCTGCGGCGACCTGCTGGTCGTAGAGCACGATCTGGCCGCGCTGAAGCGGCGGCACCCGGACCTGAAGGCCCGCTTCGCCGCGCGGCTCGGCGAGCTCCGGCCCCCCTACGCGTCGGGGGTGTGGCGCTACCACGAGCTCGTGCTCCCCGACTTGCCACGGGAGGCCATCGTCACGCTCCCCGAAGGCCACACGCCGCTCTACCGGCGCGCGGCCCTCGAGCGCTTCGTCGGCGCGAGCACCGTCTACCTGAAGCACGAGGGCGAGAACCCGACCCTCTCCTTCAAGGACCGGGGCATGACCTCCGGCGTGTCGTGGGCGCGGCACGTCGGCGCCCGGCGCCTGGCCTGCGCATCCACGGGAGATACCTCCGCCGCGCTCGCGGCCTACGCGGCGGCCGCCGAGCTCCCCGGAATCGTGCTCCTGCCGCACGAGAAGGTCAGCGTCGAGCAGCTCGCGCAACCCATCGCCTACGGCGCCCGCGTGCTGGCGCTCGACACGGATTTCGACGGCTGCATGGCCCTCGTGAAGCAGCTCACCGCCGACGGGTCGATCTACCTGCTGAACTCGATGAACCCCTTCCGCATCGAGGGGCAGAAAACGATCGGCTTCGAGACCCTGCACCAGCTCGACTGGCAGGTGCCCGACTGGTTCGTCATCCCCGTGGGCAACGCGGGGAACCTCAGCGCCCTCGGCAAGGGCCTGCTCGAGCTTCACGCCCTCGGCCTCATCGACCGGCTCCCTCGCCTCGCCGGCGCCCAGGCGCAGGCCGCCGACCCCTTCTTCCGCGCCTACGCCCAGGGCTTCCGCGACCGCGTGCGCCTGACGGCCGCGCCCACCATCGCCTCCGCGATCCGCATCGGAGATCCCGTCTCCTACGACAAGGCGCGCGACGTCGTGCAGCGCCTCGACGGAGTCGTCACCGAGGTCACCGACGACGAGGCGCTCGAGGCCGTGGTCGCCGCGGGAGCCGCGGGAGTGCACGTCTGCCCCAACTCGGGCGTGGCGCTGGCTGGCGCGCGCCGGCTCCGCCGGGAGGGGGTCATCCCCGCGAGCGCCTCGGTGGTGGTGATCGCCACCGCCCACGGCAGCAAGTTCTCCAGCACCACCCTCCCCTACTTCACCGGGGCCCTGGGCGCAGCGCCTCGAAACGCTCCCCACCGTCTACCCGCCACCCTCGAGGCCGTGCGAGCGGCGCTCCGCTGA
- a CDS encoding glycosyltransferase family 4 protein yields the protein MKILVVHQHYLSPGAPGGSRFNEFARLWQEAGHEVTVVAGTLNYATGETPEAYRGRWVTKEQDGATTVLRAHVPGSYSKGTLGRMWAFFGFTLSASTAALLAGKHDVVIATSPPLITVIPGWMAAHLHLRPVPWVFEVRDLWPESAVTTGVLSASSPITKILSLLERFACASADAVNVLTPAFADNIVERGLAPRDKLCQVTNGADIELFQPRPRDNEVRRSLGWGDRTVVMYAGAHGRANALGQLIDTAERLANRPDILLACVGDGPERKELEAETRRRGVTNLVFYGPQPKQRMADFVNACDIGAAVLQNNPTFRTVYPNKVFDYMACERPSLLAIDGIARRLVCDEAQAGLFAEPENPDAIAEAIRQLADHPEERARLGENGRRWVLANATRDSLARRYLDVLARLTVPS from the coding sequence ATGAAGATCCTCGTCGTCCACCAGCACTACCTTTCTCCCGGCGCCCCCGGCGGCTCGCGCTTCAACGAGTTCGCACGCCTCTGGCAGGAGGCCGGCCACGAGGTCACCGTCGTCGCCGGGACGCTGAACTACGCCACGGGCGAGACCCCCGAGGCCTACCGCGGACGCTGGGTCACCAAGGAGCAGGACGGCGCGACCACCGTCCTGCGCGCGCACGTGCCCGGCAGCTACTCGAAGGGCACCCTCGGGCGCATGTGGGCCTTCTTCGGCTTCACCCTCTCGGCCTCCACCGCCGCGCTGCTGGCCGGCAAGCACGACGTGGTCATTGCCACCTCGCCTCCGCTGATCACCGTGATCCCGGGCTGGATGGCCGCACACCTGCACCTCCGCCCCGTCCCCTGGGTCTTCGAGGTGCGCGACCTCTGGCCCGAGAGCGCCGTGACCACGGGCGTGCTCAGCGCGAGCTCCCCGATCACCAAGATCCTCTCGCTGCTCGAACGCTTCGCCTGCGCGAGCGCCGACGCGGTGAACGTGCTCACGCCGGCCTTCGCGGACAATATCGTCGAGCGCGGGCTCGCCCCGCGCGACAAGCTCTGCCAGGTCACGAACGGCGCGGACATCGAGCTGTTCCAGCCGCGGCCGCGCGACAACGAGGTGCGCCGCTCCCTCGGCTGGGGGGACCGCACCGTCGTGATGTACGCCGGGGCCCACGGGCGGGCGAACGCCCTCGGCCAGCTCATCGACACCGCCGAGCGCCTCGCGAACCGGCCCGACATCCTCCTCGCCTGCGTGGGCGACGGTCCCGAGCGCAAGGAGCTCGAGGCCGAGACGCGGCGTCGCGGCGTGACGAACCTCGTCTTCTACGGGCCGCAGCCCAAGCAGCGCATGGCCGACTTCGTCAACGCCTGCGACATCGGCGCCGCCGTGCTGCAGAACAACCCGACCTTCCGCACCGTCTATCCGAACAAGGTCTTCGACTACATGGCCTGCGAGCGACCGAGCCTGCTCGCCATCGACGGAATCGCCCGCCGGCTGGTCTGCGACGAGGCGCAGGCCGGTCTCTTCGCCGAGCCCGAAAACCCCGACGCCATCGCCGAGGCCATCCGGCAGCTCGCCGACCATCCCGAGGAGCGCGCGCGCCTCGGTGAGAACGGCCGCCGCTGGGTGCTGGCCAACGCCACGCGCGACTCGCTCGCCCGCCGTTACCTCGACGTGCTCGCGCGTCTGACCGTGCCCTCCTAG
- a CDS encoding sugar transferase, whose product MKTAQQGWALAAKRAVDVALAGTALGVTAPVMLGVAAAIRLSMGSPVLFRQRRPGRAGEIFLAYKFRTMREAMGPDGRALPDAERLTSVGRFVRRTSLDELPQLLNVLKGEMSLVGPRPLLVSYLDRYSAEQARRHDVLPGITGWAQVNGRNATTWDERFAHDLWYVDHWSLGLDLKILALTVWKVLRGDGVSQEGHATMPEFQGQPSPPPADPVRPANPRPQLRPLPN is encoded by the coding sequence ATGAAGACTGCTCAGCAGGGATGGGCCCTCGCCGCCAAGCGCGCGGTGGACGTGGCGCTCGCCGGCACCGCGCTCGGCGTCACCGCCCCGGTGATGCTCGGCGTGGCCGCCGCGATCCGCCTGAGCATGGGGAGCCCCGTGCTCTTCCGCCAGCGCCGGCCGGGCCGGGCCGGCGAGATCTTCCTCGCGTACAAGTTCCGCACGATGCGCGAGGCCATGGGCCCCGACGGACGGGCGCTGCCCGATGCCGAGCGTCTCACGAGCGTCGGCCGCTTCGTGCGCCGCACGAGTCTCGACGAGCTCCCCCAGCTCCTGAACGTGCTCAAGGGGGAGATGAGCCTCGTCGGCCCGCGCCCGCTGCTCGTGAGCTACCTCGACCGCTACAGCGCCGAGCAGGCCCGCCGCCACGACGTGCTCCCCGGGATCACCGGCTGGGCGCAGGTGAACGGCCGGAACGCGACCACCTGGGACGAGCGCTTCGCCCACGACCTCTGGTACGTGGACCACTGGTCCCTCGGCCTCGACCTGAAGATCCTGGCCCTCACGGTCTGGAAGGTGCTGCGCGGCGACGGGGTGAGCCAGGAGGGCCACGCGACCATGCCCGAGTTCCAGGGGCAGCCGAGCCCTCCGCCGGCCGACCCGGTGCGCCCCGCGAACCCGCGCCCCCAGCTGCGGCCGCTCCCCAACTGA